The Halosimplex litoreum genome has a window encoding:
- a CDS encoding PIN domain-containing protein → MLFLDTSAILSYKRAEASAVSYLEGNEPWFTSSICVYEFVNGAMWRDGVSAHVARQSIGGVRSVGLTETVAMEASRIQNELRSDGDEMAVRDLLIAATARSTGAELVVSDSDFETEHVEELLAVTNLAE, encoded by the coding sequence ATGCTGTTTCTGGACACGTCCGCGATCCTCTCCTACAAGCGTGCGGAGGCGTCCGCAGTCTCGTATCTGGAAGGTAACGAACCGTGGTTCACATCGAGTATCTGCGTCTACGAGTTCGTCAACGGTGCGATGTGGAGAGACGGCGTTTCGGCGCACGTCGCTCGACAGTCTATCGGTGGCGTCCGGTCGGTCGGCCTGACCGAGACGGTCGCGATGGAGGCATCGAGAATACAGAACGAACTACGGAGTGACGGCGACGAGATGGCCGTGCGGGATCTGCTGATAGCCGCCACGGCGCGGTCGACGGGCGCGGAACTGGTCGTTTCCGATTCCGATTTCGAAACCGAACACGTCGAGGAGTTGCTGGCAGTGACGAACCTAGCCGAGTAG
- a CDS encoding DUF7557 family protein has protein sequence MSRTSIPVNESTKDRLDELKQDGETWDEFLRRVTSQDEPIRKDDLSEEALDEIEKNIERSRRSF, from the coding sequence ATGAGTAGAACATCGATCCCTGTGAACGAATCGACGAAAGACCGACTCGACGAGTTGAAACAGGACGGCGAGACGTGGGACGAATTCCTGCGCCGGGTCACGTCCCAAGACGAACCGATCCGGAAAGACGACCTGTCCGAGGAGGCGCTCGACGAGATCGAGAAGAACATCGAGCGGAGTCGGCGGAGTTTCTGA
- the hepT gene encoding type VII toxin-antitoxin system HepT family RNase toxin: MVDEAVVVDKLRQIHEYTEDLREMRDVPKAEYVDDTVTQRAVERTLMNVIQSCVDLAQHIRASEELSPSGTSKEEIEAVANADIISEETEAKIAEAVGFRNVLAHRYGDIDHDVVYGVLQEDLHWFDRFQREVAQWFQRVAQADYSRAIVCSHGPEPTEFGKLVSERRHSAVERVSEVVSVRTGSDVDVQCSDHEDEFADGRPIRSITSYRVWRLAARSAKLRTTSIR, encoded by the coding sequence ATGGTCGACGAGGCCGTCGTCGTCGACAAACTGCGACAGATCCACGAATACACCGAGGACCTGCGAGAGATGCGTGACGTTCCGAAAGCGGAGTACGTCGACGACACGGTCACGCAGCGGGCAGTGGAACGCACCCTCATGAACGTGATACAGTCGTGTGTCGACCTCGCCCAGCACATCCGCGCGAGCGAGGAGCTCTCGCCGAGTGGGACGTCGAAAGAGGAGATCGAAGCGGTCGCGAACGCGGATATCATCTCTGAAGAGACCGAGGCCAAGATCGCGGAGGCCGTCGGGTTTCGAAACGTTCTAGCTCACCGGTACGGCGATATCGACCACGATGTCGTCTACGGTGTTCTCCAGGAGGACCTGCACTGGTTCGACCGATTCCAGCGGGAAGTCGCACAGTGGTTCCAGCGGGTAGCGCAGGCCGACTACTCGCGAGCGATCGTCTGCTCTCACGGTCCGGAACCGACGGAGTTCGGAAAACTGGTGAGTGAGCGTCGCCACTCGGCGGTCGAGCGCGTCTCCGAGGTCGTCTCGGTCCGGACCGGATCCGATGTGGACGTGCAGTGTTCGGATCACGAGGATGAGTTTGCGGACGGTCGACCGATACGGTCGATCACCAGTTACCGCGTTTGGCGGCTGGCAGCGCGGTCTGCCAAACTTCGTACAACTTCGATACGGTAG
- the mntA gene encoding type VII toxin-antitoxin system MntA family adenylyltransferase antitoxin, whose protein sequence is MGQSDDRLPDRVDVDGLRKHLGETPVRFALLFGSHARGTADAESDVDIALSFPDGMSDRERFRCRNRIDAELQAHVDGFADVSDIDSLPTHVAYAALRDGRVLVGDERTVEECRRRLRAEYERTEPDRERERREFIDRLARGET, encoded by the coding sequence ATGGGACAGTCCGACGACCGACTACCCGATAGGGTGGACGTGGACGGATTACGGAAACACCTCGGGGAGACGCCGGTCCGGTTCGCGCTGCTGTTCGGGTCGCACGCTCGCGGGACGGCGGACGCCGAGTCGGACGTCGATATCGCGCTCTCGTTTCCAGACGGGATGAGCGACCGGGAGCGGTTCCGGTGTCGGAATCGGATCGACGCGGAGCTACAGGCACACGTGGACGGATTCGCCGACGTGAGCGACATCGACTCGCTCCCGACGCACGTCGCGTACGCGGCGCTCCGGGACGGCCGAGTCCTGGTCGGTGACGAGCGGACCGTCGAGGAGTGCCGACGACGACTCCGAGCGGAGTACGAGCGGACCGAGCCCGACCGGGAGCGCGAGCGCCGCGAGTTCATCGACCGACTGGCCCGCGGAGAGACGTAG
- a CDS encoding CARDB domain-containing protein, which produces MPSRNGPETALVVAVAVLALLAVAPVGPAAAQEECRAVEGRQVCVQDVSLSSSVLVDGEQGEITATIENVGNETASPSVMLSVAQSANETGIYQIGQPALEPGESTTLSQPLNATTNGTHAFQIQLLDPGTRVRFDTSEPVTLDVVDEAPPGLGGPIDRVELAIGGLAVALVGFAAVGYRVVGEYRE; this is translated from the coding sequence ATGCCGAGTCGAAACGGACCAGAGACGGCGCTCGTCGTCGCGGTGGCGGTGCTCGCGCTGCTGGCGGTCGCCCCGGTCGGTCCGGCGGCGGCCCAAGAGGAGTGTCGCGCGGTCGAGGGCCGACAGGTCTGCGTGCAGGACGTGTCGCTGTCGAGTTCCGTGCTCGTCGACGGCGAGCAGGGTGAGATCACGGCGACGATCGAGAACGTCGGCAACGAGACGGCGTCACCGTCTGTCATGCTGTCGGTCGCCCAGTCCGCCAACGAGACCGGGATCTACCAGATCGGACAGCCGGCGCTGGAACCCGGGGAGTCCACGACGCTCTCCCAGCCGCTGAACGCGACCACCAACGGCACCCACGCCTTCCAGATCCAGCTGCTCGACCCCGGGACGCGCGTGCGGTTCGACACCTCCGAACCGGTGACGCTCGACGTCGTCGACGAGGCGCCGCCGGGCCTGGGTGGGCCGATCGACCGCGTCGAACTCGCGATCGGCGGGCTCGCGGTCGCGCTGGTCGGGTTCGCGGCGGTGGGCTACAGGGTCGTCGGCGAGTATCGCGAGTGA
- a CDS encoding DUF7500 family protein yields the protein MARRSDDRGDTDEGGILSPDELDISQDEHVAEIDDGRYVVSPGDPIDDVPAVDSRGSGADANAELPPEPAREPEPEPKAPELTEEAVHEFLATQFDDSGSRYGFDITATFDGATRQRQMVSNDVVTIFESLVLWYAQQIDGKTPVEEVLGIMLMEANVPVRYPPASLQRLLESTDLSPDDSIADLIAAVGDEDGFRL from the coding sequence ATGGCACGCCGTTCGGACGACCGCGGTGACACCGACGAGGGGGGGATCCTCTCGCCCGACGAGCTCGACATCAGCCAGGACGAGCACGTCGCGGAGATCGACGACGGCCGCTACGTCGTCTCGCCGGGCGACCCGATCGACGACGTGCCGGCGGTCGACTCCAGAGGCAGTGGTGCGGACGCGAACGCGGAGTTGCCGCCCGAGCCCGCTCGGGAGCCCGAACCCGAACCCAAGGCGCCGGAGCTGACCGAAGAGGCGGTCCACGAGTTCCTCGCGACCCAGTTCGACGACTCGGGGTCGCGCTACGGCTTCGACATCACGGCGACGTTCGACGGCGCGACCCGGCAGCGACAGATGGTCTCGAACGACGTGGTGACGATCTTCGAGAGCCTGGTGCTGTGGTACGCCCAGCAGATCGACGGGAAGACGCCCGTCGAAGAGGTGCTGGGCATCATGCTGATGGAGGCGAACGTCCCGGTCCGGTACCCGCCCGCGAGCCTCCAGCGACTGCTCGAATCGACCGACCTCTCGCCCGACGACTCGATCGCCGACCTCATCGCCGCCGTCGGCGACGAGGACGGGTTCCGCCTCTGA
- the cheY gene encoding chemotaxis protein CheY, protein MSDVLIADDSEFMRNLLREILEEDHNIVGEVENGVEAVETYKEANPDLVMMDIVMPIRDGIEATDEIKTSNPEANVIMCTSVGQEEKMKEAVKAGADGYITKPFQKPSVMEAIEDVVPS, encoded by the coding sequence ATGTCAGACGTATTGATAGCCGACGACTCGGAGTTCATGCGAAACCTGCTACGCGAGATCCTCGAGGAGGATCACAACATCGTGGGCGAGGTGGAGAACGGCGTCGAGGCGGTCGAGACGTACAAGGAAGCGAACCCGGACCTGGTGATGATGGACATCGTGATGCCCATCCGCGACGGTATCGAGGCGACCGACGAGATCAAGACCTCTAACCCGGAGGCGAACGTCATCATGTGTACCAGCGTCGGTCAGGAGGAGAAGATGAAAGAGGCGGTCAAGGCCGGTGCGGACGGGTACATCACGAAGCCGTTCCAGAAGCCGAGCGTCATGGAAGCCATCGAGGACGTCGTCCCGTCATGA
- a CDS encoding chemotaxis protein CheC, translated as MKVDVQSLGTFNRLAHEGAEQATASLCQMTGLDAVVDVTKITLVDRADVGDQLGDGDYVGVRFAFDGELAGETVLVFDRAGSETIVESLVPGGSDDEAMARSSVEEIGNIMMSGFIDGWADFLETTIEHSPPEYVAGDRSAMLPEPPEDAERDQVFVFKSEIEWVGESVSFYIYMFPEYDPLADVMAKTGDTEDDAIPIDKLEVFNEMTKDGTQQAAANVEMMTGIETEAEVTRLSFAPIEDVPKQVGTDTYVGTVVEFTGIPSGFLLVLFDEASAVHIAEAMMPVEMDAEELTDQHKAAIEELGNIMTSGFVDGWANVLQTSVEHTPPRLVHDMGRAVVDPLAAQVGQHQEHAFIIDSEMRTDDIAFGAEIHALPNETELRQALDELLVERADQTEADVETIF; from the coding sequence ATGAAAGTCGACGTCCAGTCGCTCGGGACGTTCAACCGCCTGGCTCACGAGGGGGCCGAACAGGCCACGGCGTCGCTGTGTCAGATGACCGGGCTGGACGCCGTCGTCGACGTGACGAAGATCACGCTGGTCGACCGCGCGGACGTGGGCGACCAGTTGGGCGACGGCGACTACGTCGGCGTCCGGTTCGCCTTCGACGGCGAGCTCGCGGGCGAAACGGTGCTCGTGTTCGACCGGGCCGGCAGCGAGACGATCGTCGAGTCGCTGGTGCCGGGCGGGTCCGACGACGAGGCGATGGCCCGCTCCAGCGTCGAGGAGATCGGCAACATCATGATGAGCGGGTTCATCGACGGCTGGGCGGACTTCCTGGAGACGACTATCGAACACTCCCCCCCCGAGTACGTGGCGGGCGACAGGTCGGCGATGCTCCCCGAGCCTCCGGAGGACGCCGAGCGCGACCAGGTGTTCGTCTTCAAGAGCGAGATCGAGTGGGTCGGCGAGTCGGTGAGCTTCTACATCTACATGTTCCCCGAGTACGACCCGCTCGCGGACGTGATGGCCAAGACCGGCGACACCGAGGACGACGCCATCCCGATCGACAAGCTCGAGGTCTTCAACGAGATGACCAAGGACGGCACCCAGCAGGCCGCCGCCAACGTCGAGATGATGACCGGGATCGAGACCGAGGCGGAGGTCACCCGCCTGAGCTTCGCGCCGATCGAGGACGTGCCCAAGCAGGTCGGGACCGACACGTACGTCGGAACAGTCGTCGAGTTCACGGGGATCCCCAGTGGTTTTCTCCTCGTGCTGTTCGACGAGGCCTCTGCCGTGCATATCGCCGAGGCGATGATGCCGGTCGAGATGGATGCCGAGGAGCTGACCGACCAGCACAAGGCCGCCATCGAGGAACTGGGCAACATCATGACCTCGGGGTTCGTCGATGGCTGGGCGAACGTGCTCCAGACCTCCGTCGAGCACACGCCGCCGCGGCTGGTCCACGACATGGGCCGGGCGGTCGTCGACCCGCTGGCCGCGCAGGTCGGCCAGCACCAGGAACACGCCTTCATCATCGACTCGGAGATGCGGACCGACGACATCGCCTTCGGAGCCGAGATCCACGCGCTCCCGAACGAAACCGAATTACGTCAGGCGCTCGACGAGTTACTCGTCGAACGGGCCGACCAGACCGAAGCCGACGTGGAAACGATCTTCTGA
- a CDS encoding chemotaxis protein CheD — protein MKVYDGTTAESEPATQPERVKVGIAESEVTDGNALLTTSGLGSCLGVAVYDRSAAVAGLVHVMLPSIDEMESDNDAKFADSGIRSLVADMERRGADRERMEAKIAGGSDMLDFSENGSGIGVRNVEMGRRTLAEFDIPIVGEDVGGDHGRSLRLEATSGDLVVKSANRDPITL, from the coding sequence ATGAAGGTATACGACGGGACGACGGCCGAGAGCGAGCCCGCGACCCAGCCCGAGCGGGTGAAAGTCGGCATCGCCGAGTCGGAGGTCACGGACGGGAACGCCCTGCTCACGACGAGCGGGCTCGGGTCGTGTCTGGGCGTTGCCGTGTACGATCGGTCGGCGGCGGTCGCCGGCCTCGTCCACGTCATGCTCCCCTCGATCGACGAGATGGAGAGCGACAACGACGCGAAGTTCGCCGACTCGGGGATCCGCTCGCTCGTCGCCGACATGGAGCGACGGGGCGCCGACCGCGAGCGCATGGAGGCGAAGATCGCCGGGGGCAGCGACATGCTCGACTTCTCCGAGAACGGTTCGGGGATCGGCGTGCGAAACGTCGAGATGGGCCGACGGACCCTCGCCGAGTTCGACATCCCCATCGTCGGCGAAGACGTGGGCGGCGACCACGGACGGTCGCTGCGGCTCGAAGCGACCAGCGGCGACCTCGTCGTCAAAAGTGCGAATCGCGATCCGATCACGCTGTAG
- a CDS encoding FlaD/FlaE family flagellar protein gives MSPVAQSLGPVAPGVPDALPALLVLLTSGVLGMSIRQMIDIFGDDDGSDEDDESMADGGLMAEDGDDEELGGFGGLDDDGDDFGEFGDDEFGDMDDGGGSDTDELEHRLDELETEVGSLSSTVNTVRNENEQIAETVDDVEENVRKLLDIYEMVTRGVNPFADDMEPGGMGGAGGGGNFGLFDDGDDGGDEEDLDDEIADADAEGFFDEDLVEDDASPEGSVDDMMGGDDLGGFEDGDGTFDDDALDDDEFGGMGDLDDGMDDEFDEADDTEGEDDMSETSDGEGGKSFAELKDEYESGDAEWADELEGEPEDDDADEDSLEADLGDADDLLDDTGESDDEMADDDLFDEVIEDDGMGGLDDEAEADAEPEPDPDVAVEPEPEPESDTEATREPEPEPEPEPEPAADAGATDGADSDGKPYLATMPEGLASELVVVEWLEYLVERVGVRETARAIDYYERIDWVAEPVAEDLQAYLRGFDGSGGEGGLTIDHHTQSLRYISQLDGDAAEAVALSKLAGSRGGGADGLQR, from the coding sequence ATGAGTCCCGTCGCTCAGTCGCTCGGCCCGGTCGCGCCGGGCGTGCCGGACGCGCTCCCCGCGCTGTTGGTCCTGTTGACCAGCGGCGTTCTCGGGATGAGCATCCGGCAGATGATCGACATCTTCGGCGACGACGACGGGAGCGACGAGGACGACGAGAGCATGGCCGACGGCGGACTGATGGCCGAGGACGGCGACGACGAGGAACTCGGCGGCTTCGGTGGGCTCGACGACGACGGCGACGACTTCGGCGAATTCGGCGACGACGAGTTCGGTGACATGGACGACGGCGGCGGTAGCGACACCGACGAACTCGAACACCGGCTCGACGAGCTGGAGACCGAAGTCGGGAGCCTCTCTTCGACGGTCAACACCGTCCGCAACGAGAACGAGCAGATCGCCGAGACCGTCGACGACGTCGAAGAGAACGTCCGGAAGCTGCTGGACATCTACGAGATGGTCACCCGCGGGGTCAACCCCTTCGCCGACGACATGGAGCCCGGCGGGATGGGCGGCGCGGGCGGCGGCGGGAACTTCGGCCTGTTCGACGACGGGGACGACGGCGGCGACGAGGAGGACCTGGACGACGAGATCGCCGACGCCGACGCCGAGGGCTTCTTCGACGAGGATCTGGTCGAGGACGACGCCTCACCCGAGGGCAGCGTCGACGACATGATGGGCGGTGACGACCTCGGCGGTTTCGAGGACGGCGATGGGACGTTCGACGACGACGCGCTGGACGACGACGAGTTCGGCGGGATGGGCGACCTGGACGACGGGATGGACGACGAGTTCGACGAGGCGGACGACACCGAGGGTGAAGACGACATGAGCGAGACATCCGACGGAGAGGGCGGCAAGTCCTTCGCGGAACTGAAAGACGAGTACGAGTCCGGCGACGCCGAGTGGGCCGACGAGCTAGAGGGCGAACCCGAGGACGACGACGCCGACGAGGACTCGCTCGAGGCGGACCTGGGGGACGCCGACGACCTCCTCGACGACACCGGCGAGTCCGACGACGAGATGGCCGACGACGACCTCTTCGACGAGGTCATCGAGGACGACGGGATGGGCGGGCTCGACGACGAAGCCGAGGCGGACGCCGAACCCGAACCGGATCCGGACGTGGCCGTGGAACCGGAGCCGGAACCGGAGTCCGACACCGAGGCGACGAGGGAGCCGGAACCGGAGCCCGAACCGGAACCGGAACCGGCGGCCGACGCTGGAGCGACCGACGGGGCCGACTCCGACGGCAAGCCGTATCTCGCGACGATGCCCGAGGGGCTCGCCAGCGAACTCGTGGTCGTCGAGTGGCTGGAGTACCTCGTCGAGCGAGTCGGCGTCCGCGAGACGGCGCGAGCGATCGACTACTACGAGCGGATCGACTGGGTGGCCGAGCCGGTCGCCGAGGACCTGCAGGCGTACCTGCGCGGGTTCGACGGCTCGGGTGGCGAGGGCGGACTGACGATCGACCACCACACCCAGAGCCTGCGATACATCAGCCAGCTCGACGGCGACGCCGCCGAGGCCGTCGCGCTCTCGAAGCTCGCGGGATCTCGGGGAGGTGGTGCCGATGGGCTTCAGCGTTAG
- a CDS encoding flagellin, producing the protein MGFSVSGSFAIVFVGALLAFGVWHTAASNGFERVTEAQSDRADATLDQRNTDVAVESVTYDAVNETLRVNATNTGSTSLSLDDTDLLVDNEYRVGWQDRATIDGATLETDLWLPGEELSTNVTVSDPKQVKLVTGPGVAASSPVTETVTATPASLGIPRLFPSGVDGIGGPLEVGLRG; encoded by the coding sequence ATGGGCTTCAGCGTTAGCGGTTCGTTCGCGATCGTCTTCGTCGGAGCGCTGCTCGCCTTCGGGGTGTGGCACACCGCCGCATCGAACGGGTTCGAACGGGTCACCGAAGCGCAGAGCGACCGCGCCGACGCGACGCTCGACCAGCGAAACACCGACGTCGCGGTCGAGTCGGTGACCTACGACGCGGTCAACGAGACCCTCCGCGTCAACGCGACCAACACCGGGTCCACGTCGCTGTCGCTCGACGACACGGACCTGCTGGTCGACAACGAGTACCGGGTGGGCTGGCAGGACCGAGCGACCATCGACGGGGCGACGCTGGAGACCGACCTCTGGCTCCCCGGCGAGGAGCTCTCGACCAACGTGACCGTCTCGGACCCCAAGCAGGTCAAACTCGTCACCGGACCGGGCGTCGCAGCTTCGAGTCCAGTCACCGAGACCGTCACCGCGACGCCCGCCTCGCTCGGGATCCCCCGCCTGTTCCCGTCCGGTGTCGACGGGATCGGCGGCCCGCTGGAGGTGGGACTGCGTGGCTAG
- a CDS encoding flagellar protein G has protein sequence MASVSASHLILFIASMLVAASVAGILTESVDRLGGALQDQGLRLSEDIGTDVEIISDSGAGTVYDDTSEVVTVHVKNTGSETLPAQSDAVDVFVDGRYETDVSVTLVGDASSWRPAEVVRLQVDRSDAPLAADEDHRLKVVVNGDEEVFEFRT, from the coding sequence GTGGCTAGCGTCTCCGCGTCGCACCTGATACTGTTCATCGCGTCGATGCTCGTCGCCGCCAGCGTGGCCGGTATCCTGACCGAGAGCGTCGACCGACTCGGCGGCGCCCTGCAGGACCAGGGACTCCGGCTCAGCGAAGACATCGGGACCGACGTGGAGATCATCAGCGACAGCGGCGCGGGCACGGTGTACGACGACACCTCGGAGGTGGTCACGGTCCACGTGAAGAACACGGGCTCGGAGACCTTACCGGCCCAGAGCGACGCCGTCGACGTGTTCGTCGACGGGCGATACGAGACGGACGTCTCGGTAACGCTGGTTGGGGACGCGTCGAGCTGGCGACCGGCGGAGGTCGTCCGGCTCCAAGTCGACCGCTCGGACGCGCCGCTGGCGGCCGACGAGGACCACCGCCTGAAGGTCGTCGTCAACGGCGACGAGGAGGTGTTCGAGTTCCGCACATGA
- a CDS encoding ATPase domain-containing protein, whose product MSIATTDLLSLGCKERDRINKELGGGIPPGSIVLVEGDYGAGKSAISQRISYGLCEEGHSVTMLSTELTVGSFLDQMHSLDYGMVEHLLDENMLFLHADIGDGNTFSSSEEEGDRKELLKRLMEAEVMWESEVIIIDTFDAILRNDPKFEALVRQNDERQAALEIISFFRDIISQGKVIMLTVDPSTLDEEAIGPFRAIADVFLELEMIEVGNDVRRQISVLRFAGMGEQVGDTIGYSVRSGTGIVIESRSVA is encoded by the coding sequence ATGAGCATCGCGACAACCGATCTGCTCTCGCTCGGCTGCAAGGAGCGCGACCGGATCAACAAGGAACTTGGCGGGGGCATCCCCCCCGGGAGCATCGTCCTCGTCGAGGGCGACTACGGCGCCGGCAAGTCCGCGATCAGCCAGCGGATCTCCTACGGCCTCTGCGAGGAGGGCCACTCGGTGACGATGCTCTCGACCGAACTCACCGTCGGGAGCTTCCTCGACCAGATGCACTCGCTGGACTACGGCATGGTCGAGCACCTCCTCGACGAGAACATGCTGTTCCTCCACGCCGACATCGGCGACGGGAACACCTTCTCCAGCAGTGAGGAGGAGGGCGACCGGAAGGAACTGCTCAAACGGCTGATGGAGGCCGAGGTGATGTGGGAGTCGGAGGTCATCATCATCGACACCTTCGACGCGATCCTCCGCAACGACCCCAAGTTCGAGGCGCTGGTCCGCCAGAACGACGAGCGCCAGGCCGCCCTGGAGATCATCTCCTTTTTTAGGGACATCATCTCCCAGGGGAAGGTCATAATGCTGACCGTCGACCCCTCGACGCTGGACGAGGAGGCGATCGGGCCCTTCCGGGCGATCGCCGACGTGTTCCTCGAACTGGAGATGATCGAGGTCGGCAACGACGTGCGCCGTCAGATCAGCGTCCTCCGCTTCGCCGGCATGGGCGAGCAGGTCGGCGACACCATCGGGTACTCGGTCCGCTCGGGCACCGGCATCGTGATCGAATCGCGCAGCGTCGCGTGA
- a CDS encoding type II/IV secretion system ATPase subunit produces MTDHGRPKPSDELRQVASRRPHLMDHLKKFKQITGEFPTFIEEADDDYESKRPNVLYPVGGPIFCHIYGDIGQDMKYYAIEPELDDEESVVFEQVRNKLLQKSVNKPAPTSDTEYDDRIEELLQESTAVKSGASDESGVLSRFNKFSNLGKVEVTESTYENILYRLNRDIVGLGPLEPVMRDPANEDIHVIGPHECHVDHSVYGMLSTTVDFGTPEEYDQWLKNMGERIGDPVSDSDPIVDSTLPDGSRLNLIYSDDVSVKGPSLTIRQGDDVPLSIFQITKWGTLSPQLAAYLWLCLENEQTVFVVGETASGKTTTLNSIMAFIPRDAKIYTAEDTAEVLPPHDTWQKLLTREGEDEGSSVDMFDLVAAALRSRPDYIIVGEVRGEEGRMAFQAAQTGHPVMLTFHASDIVSMIQRFTGEPINVPETFMDVADVALFQNRVKQGDQVLRRVTSVQEIEGYSKEMDGVVTRQSFYWDPVEDEIIFQGMNNSFVLEEQIATLLGYEDTRDIYDDLNFRASVIERAIQEGILGYHEVNELIEDFQRDGVEGLPFDIHRTD; encoded by the coding sequence ATGACAGACCACGGACGACCCAAACCCTCGGACGAACTCAGACAGGTGGCATCGCGCCGGCCACACCTGATGGACCACCTGAAGAAGTTCAAGCAGATCACCGGGGAGTTCCCCACGTTCATCGAGGAGGCCGACGACGACTACGAGTCCAAGCGGCCGAACGTCCTCTACCCGGTCGGCGGGCCTATCTTCTGTCACATCTACGGCGACATCGGTCAGGACATGAAGTACTACGCCATCGAGCCGGAACTCGACGACGAGGAGTCGGTCGTCTTCGAGCAGGTCCGCAACAAGCTCCTCCAGAAGTCCGTCAACAAGCCCGCCCCCACCAGCGACACGGAGTACGACGACCGCATCGAGGAACTGCTCCAGGAGTCGACGGCCGTCAAGAGCGGCGCCAGCGACGAGAGCGGCGTCCTCTCGCGGTTCAACAAGTTCTCGAACCTCGGCAAGGTCGAGGTCACCGAGTCGACCTACGAGAACATCCTCTATCGGCTGAACCGCGACATCGTCGGACTCGGCCCGCTGGAACCGGTGATGCGCGACCCCGCCAACGAGGACATCCACGTCATCGGCCCCCACGAGTGCCACGTCGACCACTCGGTCTACGGCATGCTCTCGACCACCGTGGACTTCGGAACGCCCGAGGAGTACGACCAGTGGCTCAAGAACATGGGCGAGCGCATCGGCGACCCCGTCTCCGACAGCGACCCCATCGTCGACTCAACGCTCCCGGACGGCTCGCGTCTCAACCTCATCTACTCCGACGACGTGTCGGTCAAGGGCCCCTCACTCACTATCCGTCAGGGCGACGACGTCCCGCTCTCCATTTTCCAGATCACCAAGTGGGGAACGCTCTCGCCGCAGCTCGCGGCGTATCTCTGGCTCTGCCTTGAGAACGAGCAGACCGTCTTCGTCGTCGGGGAGACGGCGTCGGGGAAGACGACGACGCTCAACTCCATCATGGCGTTCATCCCCCGCGACGCGAAGATCTACACCGCGGAGGACACCGCCGAGGTCCTCCCACCCCACGACACCTGGCAGAAGCTCCTGACGCGAGAGGGGGAGGACGAGGGCTCCAGCGTCGACATGTTCGACCTGGTCGCGGCCGCGCTGCGTTCGCGTCCCGACTACATCATCGTCGGTGAGGTCCGTGGCGAGGAGGGTCGGATGGCGTTCCAGGCCGCCCAGACCGGCCACCCGGTGATGCTGACGTTCCACGCGTCCGACATCGTCTCGATGATCCAGCGCTTTACCGGCGAGCCGATCAACGTCCCGGAGACGTTCATGGACGTGGCCGACGTGGCGCTGTTCCAGAACCGGGTCAAACAGGGCGACCAGGTCCTGCGCCGCGTCACCTCGGTTCAGGAGATCGAGGGCTACTCGAAGGAGATGGACGGGGTCGTCACCCGCCAGTCGTTCTACTGGGACCCCGTCGAAGACGAGATCATCTTCCAGGGAATGAACAACTCCTTCGTGCTCGAAGAGCAGATCGCGACGTTGCTGGGGTACGAGGACACTCGCGACATCTACGACGACCTCAACTTCCGGGCGAGCGTCATCGAGCGAGCCATTCAGGAGGGTATCCTGGGGTATCACGAGGTCAACGAGCTGATCGAGGACTTCCAGCGCGACGGCGTGGAAGGTCTCCCCTTCGACATCCACAGGACCGACTGA